One window of the Salvia splendens isolate huo1 chromosome 1, SspV2, whole genome shotgun sequence genome contains the following:
- the LOC121796532 gene encoding endochitinase EP3-like, translating to MGLLLIQRRYLLSLTLSAILLGLAAVKQASAQNCGCAADLCCSQWGYCGTGDDYCGRGCQSGPCNAPPSSNGVSVEDIVTDAFFSGIADQAASTCAGKGFYTRSAFLDALGSYPGFGTVGSTDDSRREIAAFFAHVTHETGHMCYIEEIDGPSKDYCDETNTQYPCNPSKGYYGRGPIQLSWNFNYGPAGNSIGFDGINNPEAVATDRIISFRTALWYWMNNCHDLIVSGQGFGATIRAINGQLECDGGNAATVTARVGYYTDYCNQLQVDPGTNLRC from the exons atggGTCTTCTCCTAATCCAAAGAAGATATCTCCTCTCTCTAACACTCTCAGCAATACTCTTGGGCCTGGCTGCGGTGAAGCAAGCCTCGGCCCAAAACTGCGGGTGCGCGGCTGACTTGTGCTGCAGCCAGTGGGGGTACTGCGGCACCGGAGACGACTACTGCGGCCGCGGCTGTCAGTCGGGGCCGTGCAACGCCCCGCCCAGCAGCAATGGCGTCTCCGTGGAGGACATCGTGACCGACGCCTTCTTCAGCGGCATTGCCGATCAGGCAGCCAGCACCTGCGCCGGCAAGGGCTTCTACACCCGCAGCGCCTTCCTCGACGCGCTCGGCTCATACCCGGGGTTCGGCACCGTGGGGTCCACCGACGACTCCAGGAGGGAGATCGCGGCCTTCTTCGCCCATGTCACGCATGAGACCGGAC ACATGTGTTACATTGAAGAGATCGATGGTCCCTCTAAAGACTACTGCGACGAGACGAACACACAATACCCATGTAATCCTAGCAAGGGCTACTACGGGCGAGGTCCGATTCAATTGTCCTGGAATTTCAACTACGGCCCGGCCGGCAATAGCATTGGGTTTGACGGTATCAACAATCCCGAGGCAGTGGCGACGGACCGGATCATCTCCTTTCGGACTGCTCTATGGTACTGGATGAACAACTGTCATGACCTGATTGTTTCAGGCCAAGGTTTTGGAGCCACAATTAGAGCCATTAACGGCCAACTTGAATGCGACGGAGGGAATGCCGCCACCGTCACTGCCCGTGTAGGGTATTATACTGATTATTGCAACCAACTTCAGGTCGATCCAGGCACCAATCTCAGATGTTAA